TATTACGTCAACTTCACCCGTGTGACGCGCAAACAGGCTACACTCTTTCCAGTGCGCAGTGTGTCTGAAGCACGCGATCGAGGCGCATGGCAAGCCGCTCGGTATTGGACGCCAACGCGATTTGACAACGGCCAACTTTAACAGACCGCGCTAATCAAAAGAGCTGATGGACACGACCATGACACAACAACACTTCGAGCAATACGTTTTCGACCGTCAGTCTTTCACGCTCACGCGCGCGGGCCAACCCGTTGAGCTGCGCCCAAAGACCATCGAATTGCTAAGCGTGCTCATTGAAAACCGGCGTCGAGTGATGAGCAAGCAGGCACTCATTCGCTGCCTCTGGCATACCGAGCATGTCACCGATCAAAGTGTGTTTCAGGCCATGAGCGAACTCCGCGCCGCACTCAAACCGCTCGACGCCATTCGCACGTTTCCCAATCGTGGCTATCGATGGGTGCTCCCAATTGAGACCGTTTCTTCCAAGGCGGCCACCCGAACTGGCCGTCGACCAACATGGTGGGCGGCGGCGGCAGTTGTGCTGGTTATGGGCGCCGTGGCCGCTTGGGTTCGTCCGATAGCGACCCACCACGCTGGCACGCCAAGCGTCTCGGCTCACACGTTACCGGCGCTTGCCGCCTTCAGTGAAGGCGCGGCGGCACTCCAGCGTGGTGATACGGCTCGAGCCCGGGCACTACTAACAATGAGTGTTGATGAGCGCCCTGATTTTGCTGAGGCGAGGCTTCTGCTAGCGGAAGCTACGCTGGCACATGGCGATGCGTTACAGGCCCGCCAGCAGGCTGGCAATGTGCTCAACGGTTTATCAAATGCCGATGTCTATGCACTGGTCACCGCCATGGATTTGATCAGTCGAGCGGATCAGCAACTTGGTCAGCTTCATTCGGCGCTCGAGTGGGCGGTGCGCGCGGCCGACCAAGCACAAGTGAATGGATATGAATGCACCGCGGCAGATCTGCAGGATCGAGTGCGCTTGCTCGTGCACGATCAAACCGAACGCGAGGCGCAGGCCAGTCCAGTATTGACCTCACCGTTGGCGCTTGCCTTCCTCCATCGCTGGCAGGAAACCGACGAGTCGACCGACACCCCTGAGCGGGACCCATTGTGGTCAGATGCTCGCGACACGCCGCATGAGTCGCTGGCCCAATTCTCTGAGCTGCCGTCGGCCAAGCGACCGGCGCACTGTGACCGTTATCGCGGCGAAACCAGTGACGTGGGGGCTCAGCCCACATCCATCACAGTGCTGCAGGCAGACTTGGCCCCCTATCCACGCCCTGTTGGTTAGTGTCATCGGGCGCTTTGCCTGTCTCGGTGTGTCTCGCCGGGCAGATCGCCACGGGACCGGCTTCGGGTTCAAGACCGATCGATTAACCTAAGCGACTGATTTGAGATCATTTTAGGTCGACTTACGCCAGAAAACCCGTTTTTTTGCTGGCGTTTCGCGTCTACTTCGTTGTTCAACCAACGGAGGTAACCCCATCATGTATCGATCCTTTTTTTTCGTGCTCGCGCTCGTGCTGTGTAGCACGCCAACCACCGCGTCCGATGCGATTCGAGCCGCCGTCGAAAAACGCCAGCCCAATGCGCAGGATGTCACCATTCGCCCGACGCCCATACCTGGCGTGAGTGAAGTGAGTATCGGTATGCAGGTGCTGTATATGTCCGAAGACGGTGCGTTCGCGTTAGCGGGACCTTTGTTGTCGCTGGCCGAT
This sequence is a window from Pseudomonadota bacterium. Protein-coding genes within it:
- a CDS encoding winged helix-turn-helix domain-containing protein: MTQQHFEQYVFDRQSFTLTRAGQPVELRPKTIELLSVLIENRRRVMSKQALIRCLWHTEHVTDQSVFQAMSELRAALKPLDAIRTFPNRGYRWVLPIETVSSKAATRTGRRPTWWAAAAVVLVMGAVAAWVRPIATHHAGTPSVSAHTLPALAAFSEGAAALQRGDTARARALLTMSVDERPDFAEARLLLAEATLAHGDALQARQQAGNVLNGLSNADVYALVTAMDLISRADQQLGQLHSALEWAVRAADQAQVNGYECTAADLQDRVRLLVHDQTEREAQASPVLTSPLALAFLHRWQETDESTDTPERDPLWSDARDTPHESLAQFSELPSAKRPAHCDRYRGETSDVGAQPTSITVLQADLAPYPRPVG